The genomic interval TCTGAGTCAGCATCACTATGATAACTTACATTGGGATGTTTTTAGACGGTTTTGCCTGTTTTTTGATATTCTTTATTATACAATTCTTCACATCTTTATTTCTGATGCTGTAGATGATGGGATTCAACATTGGAGTGACCACCGTGTAAAGAACTGATATAGTCTTGCCCATCTCCAGAGAGTGGGAAGATCGAGGCTGAAGATAGATGGACATAATGGTTCCATAATAGAGGGTGACAACAGTGAGATGGGAGGTACATGTAGAAAAAACTGCACGTCTTCCTCGCGAGGAACGGATTCTCAAAATGGTGGAGATGATGAAAACATAGGAGATCAAAGTCAATAGAAAAGAGCATAAAACAATGATCCCAGCTGCTACATATATGGCTACCTCATTGAGCCAAGGATCGGCGCAGGACAGTCTTAAGAAGGGAGGCATTTCACAAATTAAGTGGTTGACATGATGAGATTGACAAAAGGGAAGTCTCCAGGTTAGAGGAACTTGTATGGTGGCATCTATGAAACTAATAATCCATGGTATTAGGGCTAGAGTAACACAAAACCTCATGTTCATAATACTGCTGTAGTACAATGGTCTACAAATGGCTACGAACCTATCATAAGCCATGACGGCAAGTAACATGCACTCTGCTGCCCCAAGTACTAATGAGAAGAACATCTGAAGAACACAAGCCCCTACTGAAATGCTCTTGTCTGTAGATAAAGTATTTATGAGGATTACAGGAACTATGGTGGAGGAGAAACAGATGTCAATGAAAGAGAGATTACTCAGGAAGAAGTACATAGGGGTGTGTAACGTTGGGCTGATCCTCACTGTAACGAGAAGAAGACAATTTCCTGCCAATGTGATAATATACATCACCAAGAATAGAAGAAACCCCAGAACCTGAAGGTGAGGTACAGTAGACAAACCAAGCAGGTAGAACCAACTTGGGAGTGTCTGGTTGGAATTCTCCATGGAAATACCCAGAACCTTGAGGAATGAACAAAGTTAGATGGTCAATCAACCGAATTCATGACTAAAGATGTGTAGGTCTCTAAAGATTTGCTTATTGTCAGGTTCAGTTCAGACACTTAAGccccaagatttgtttcagggtGAATAAGTTTGTCACAAACCGGAAGTGAagatattatactttggggtttcttcagatccaagagtataataggtggaatcCCAGGGAAGGTATGAAAGAGTATTATAATTTGCAGGTATCGAACAACCAAGCTTTGAGTTGAATCCAAAATTTCATAATTTCATATTAATTTCATAATCATAACCTTATAGTTATAGAGAAAAATTTTAATCCACCCGACCCAACAAATAAACAAGGTCATCTCTATTGTATAACCGGTATAATGAGGTCCCTGTCATGTAATGCTACTTGGTAacaggacacctgcagaattTTGGCTACTCCTTGAAAAGGAAGTCTTGACATTGATATCATAGTTCAATAGATTGGTGTTGTTAGTTTTGGCTACCAATATCAGTGTACTATGAAGGGGGATTCTGTGGACTGTCCATAGCAGGGCCTTCAGGATAAGGGAGGACACAGGGTTGTCTTAAAGGATTTTTATAGACTGATCAATTTTTTCATACTATCTCCATTGACTTCCAGAGACAAAAGTCAGCACTTTCGAAAAATTTCATGATTTTTCTTTATACACATTggcacatacatacacaggccagtcacattaatgtgaccacctgacaaaatccagaataaccacctttggcagagcagaccgctgcgagacctgcaggaagagaggggatgttgtgatgatgtcactgggatgttgagccatgccgactccagtgctgtggccagctgtgctaggttacgcggttgagcatccatggcgtgaacaacccgatcgaggtggttccacagattctcaattgggttcaagtctggggaattttctggccaagggagtacggtaaactcatcctggtgctccttgaaccacgcacgtacactgcgagctttatgatacgtcgcattgtcctgctggtagatgccatcatcctgaggaaatacaattcgcatgtaggggtgaacatggtccgcaaggatagatgcatacttgtgttgctccatcgtgccttccacaatgatgagtgcacccagatggctgatgacacgtgccttctgccattggttatttaacgttgacgtcgaaagtaggcagtggtcacattaatgactggactgtgtataagtcAATGGGTGACCTTTACAAAGCCGGTTGTGTCTATTTTCATCTAATTTTAGTTTTATGCTGTGTGTAcaagatatataatatgtgtttgTGCCGACATATCTGATGGCCGTGGAATCACAGGTTACATTACATgaattttgtgcacattttttGAGTTAAAAGCACATTATCTATTGACTACAATA from Leptodactylus fuscus isolate aLepFus1 chromosome 7, aLepFus1.hap2, whole genome shotgun sequence carries:
- the LOC142213016 gene encoding olfactory receptor 5G9-like gives rise to the protein MENSNQTLPSWFYLLGLSTVPHLQVLGFLLFLVMYIITLAGNCLLLVTVRISPTLHTPMYFFLSNLSFIDICFSSTIVPVILINTLSTDKSISVGACVLQMFFSLVLGAAECMLLAVMAYDRFVAICRPLYYSSIMNMRFCVTLALIPWIISFIDATIQVPLTWRLPFCQSHHVNHLICEMPPFLRLSCADPWLNEVAIYVAAGIIVLCSFLLTLISYVFIISTILRIRSSRGRRAVFSTCTSHLTVVTLYYGTIMSIYLQPRSSHSLEMGKTISVLYTVVTPMLNPIIYSIRNKDVKNCIIKNIKKQAKPSKNIPM